A region from the uncultured Draconibacterium sp. genome encodes:
- a CDS encoding MFS transporter has translation MSKERKETWNFPRAFWVANTVELFERAAYYGVFIVITLYLSRIIGFGDIEAASIAGTFSAILYLLPTFAGAYADKIGFRKSLMLAFGLLTLGYAGMGILPTMFESAGLVEYGDKTVFNGLDTSSARWAVVPAMALIIIGGSFIKSVITGTVAKETTEANRARGYSIFYAMVNIGAFSGKTVVKPLREAMGNEGLIWISYFSAIMTLLGLVVVFLLYKSKEEDGQGKSISELWDGFIRVLTNTRLIVLILIITGFWMVQHQMYATMPKYVLRLAGEGASPSWYANVNPLIVFTTVGLVTHFMRKRTALFSMTVGMFIMPVSALFMAAGNMMPEGNILGMHPVAFMMVVGIAFQGFAETFISPRFLEYFSLQAPKGEEGLYLGFSHLHSFLSSILGFVMSGVLLDKYCPDPRLFDTHEEWASAASNAHYIWFFFVGIAMVSAVALIIYGQVVRKLDRNKKPA, from the coding sequence AGTGGAATTGTTTGAACGCGCAGCCTACTACGGAGTGTTTATTGTAATAACACTTTACCTGTCGCGAATTATCGGATTTGGCGATATCGAAGCTGCCTCTATTGCAGGTACTTTCTCTGCTATTTTATATTTACTGCCTACATTTGCCGGTGCTTATGCCGATAAAATAGGTTTTCGCAAATCGTTAATGCTGGCCTTTGGTTTGCTTACGCTAGGTTATGCCGGAATGGGTATTTTACCCACTATGTTTGAATCGGCCGGGTTGGTAGAGTATGGCGATAAAACAGTGTTTAACGGATTAGATACATCGTCAGCACGTTGGGCTGTTGTTCCGGCAATGGCACTGATAATTATTGGGGGGTCGTTTATAAAATCGGTAATAACAGGTACAGTTGCCAAAGAAACCACTGAAGCTAACCGGGCCCGGGGCTACAGTATTTTTTATGCCATGGTAAATATTGGTGCTTTCTCAGGTAAAACAGTTGTAAAACCACTGCGCGAAGCCATGGGTAACGAAGGTTTAATTTGGATTAGCTACTTCTCTGCAATTATGACTTTATTAGGGTTAGTTGTGGTTTTTTTACTGTATAAAAGTAAAGAGGAAGATGGCCAGGGAAAAAGCATCTCTGAACTATGGGACGGCTTTATTCGCGTACTCACCAATACCCGATTAATTGTGCTAATTCTTATAATTACCGGCTTTTGGATGGTACAGCACCAGATGTATGCCACCATGCCAAAATACGTATTACGTTTAGCCGGCGAGGGCGCATCACCATCGTGGTATGCCAACGTTAACCCCTTAATTGTATTTACCACTGTTGGCTTGGTAACGCATTTTATGCGCAAACGAACCGCGCTATTCAGTATGACCGTGGGTATGTTTATTATGCCCGTTTCGGCCTTGTTTATGGCTGCCGGAAACATGATGCCCGAAGGAAATATTTTAGGAATGCACCCCGTTGCGTTTATGATGGTGGTGGGTATTGCTTTTCAGGGATTTGCCGAAACCTTTATTTCACCACGTTTTCTTGAATATTTTTCGTTGCAGGCTCCCAAAGGCGAAGAAGGCTTGTACCTTGGTTTTAGTCATTTACATTCGTTCCTGTCGTCTATTTTAGGTTTTGTTATGTCGGGAGTGTTGTTAGACAAATATTGCCCTGACCCGCGTTTGTTCGATACGCACGAAGAATGGGCTTCAGCAGCAAGCAATGCCCATTATATTTGGTTTTTCTTTGTAGGCATTGCAATGGTTTCGGCAGTGGCATTAATCATTTACGGGCAGGTGGTTCGTAAACTGGATAGAAACAAGAAACCAGCTTAA
- a CDS encoding Arm DNA-binding domain-containing protein, which yields MRISIGFKLKRSKKRNDETIPVYVNIILNRRRVELSTRIFVSPNNWDPAKERVSGTSNKAKTINNRLDKVATNILDILISLKLKTKNLMFWISKTNSMV from the coding sequence ATGAGGATAAGTATTGGATTTAAATTAAAAAGATCGAAGAAGAGGAATGATGAAACAATTCCTGTTTATGTGAACATTATTTTAAACCGCCGCAGGGTAGAACTTTCAACACGAATATTTGTGTCTCCAAACAATTGGGATCCTGCAAAAGAGCGAGTTTCGGGAACAAGCAACAAAGCTAAAACGATCAACAATCGATTGGACAAAGTAGCTACAAATATTTTGGATATTTTAATCAGTTTGAAGCTCAAAACAAAAAATTTGATGTTCTGGATATCAAAAACAAACTCAATGGTGTGA